A region from the Medicago truncatula cultivar Jemalong A17 chromosome 6, MtrunA17r5.0-ANR, whole genome shotgun sequence genome encodes:
- the LOC25496103 gene encoding fructose-1,6-bisphosphatase, cytosolic: protein MDHSADAHRTDLMTITRFVLNEQSKHPESRGDFTILLNNIVLGCKFVCSAVNKAGLAKLIGLAGETNVQGEEQKKLDVLSNEVFCKALISSGRTCILVSEEDEDAIFVEPKQRGKYCVVFDPLDGSSNIDCGVSIGTIFGIYMMKDNHEPVIEDALQPGKNMLAAGYCMYGSSCTFVITTGSGVNGFTLDPSLGEFILTHPDIKIPKKGKIYSVNEGNAKNWDGPTAAYVEKCKFPTDGSPAKSLRYIGSMVADVHRTLLYGGTFLYPADKKSPNGKLRVLYEVFPMSFLMEQAGGQAFTGKERALDLIPTKLHERSPIFLGSYDDIEEIKALYAAEAK, encoded by the exons ATGGACCACAGCGCAGATGCACATCGTACAGACTTGATGACCATAACACGTTTTGTGTTGAATGAACAGTCTAAGCATCCTGAATCACGTGGAGATTTCACCATCTTGCTTAATAACATTGTTCTTGGTTGCAAATTTGTTTGTTCTGCTGTTAACAAG GCTGGTCTTGCTAAGCTCATTGGACTTGCAGGAGAGACCAATGTTCAG GGTGAAGAACAGAAGAAGCTGGATGTTCTTTCCAATGAGGTGTTCTGCAAGGCTTTGATAAGCAGTGGTAGAACA TGCATCTTGGTTTCTGAAGAAGATGAGGATGCAATATTCGTGGAGCCTAAGCAGCGTGGAAA GTACTGTGTTGTTTTTGATCCATTAGATGGCTCCTCCAACATTGATTGTGGTGTTTCCATTGGAACT ATTTTTGGGATTTATATGATGAAAGATAACCATGAACCAGTCATAGAAGATGCTCTGCAACCAGGGAAGAACATGTTAGCAGCTGGTTATTGCATGTACGGAAGCTCTTGCACg TTTGTGATAACCACTGGAAGTGGTGTTAATGGTTTCACCCTTGACCCTTCTCTTGGCGAGTTTATCCTAACTCACCCTGACATTAAG ATCCCAAAGAAAGGCAAGATTTATTCGGTGAATGAAGGGAACGCCAAGAACTGGGATGGTCCTACCGCTGC TTATGTGGAGAAATGCAAGTTTCCAACAGATGGTTCACCAGCAAAGTCTCTAAGATATATTGGAAG CATGGTAGCTGATGTTCATCGTACATTGCTATATGGAGGTACCTTTTTGTACCCTGCTGACAAAAAGAGTCCAAATGGAAAACTTCG TGTATTGTATGAAGTCTTCCCAATGTCCTTCTTGATGGAACAGGCAGGAGGTCAGGCTTTCACTGGCAAGGAAAGG GCACTTGatttaattccaacaaaattgCATGAAAGATCTCCAATATTTCTTGGTAGCTATGATGATATCGAGGAAATCAAAGCTCTTTATGCTGCAGAGGCTAAATAA
- the LOC25496105 gene encoding uncharacterized protein: protein MEGNLSQGGIVQGGGGSFGGFDLPGSMRVHRQGQHPHTMNQHQAHPCQGPAVHSSINEGFPLTMGTLKNCDQTMSMNEFSQGDRNKHSGSEEDEPEEGGDGHHQEGSRGKKGSPWQRVKWTDKMVRLLITAVSYIGEDGSSEGGSGGRRKFAVLQKKGKWKSISKVMAERGYRVSPQQCEDKFNDLNKRYKRLNDMLGRGTSCQVVENPALLDVIEYLNEKEKDDVRKILNSKHLFYEEMCSYHNCNRLHLPHDPALQRSLQIALRNRDDHDNDDVRRSYHDDHDEDDHDMETDDHDEFEENYASHGDSRVIFGGLGGTPKRLRQGQGHEDATTFGNSFNCQDYHKSPYPHGQMVQPDGNHALPENMKAAWLQKQWIESRSVQLEEQKLQIQVEMMELEKQKFKWERFSKKKDRELEKFKLENDRMKIENERIALELKRKEIGGTSFN, encoded by the coding sequence ATGGAAGGGAATTTATCACAAGGAGGTATAGTTCAAGGTGGTGGTGGTTCTTTTGGTGGTTTTGATTTGCCGGGATCGATGCGGGTTCATCGTCAAGGGCAACATCCACATACAATGAACCAACATCAAGCTCATCCATGTCAAGGGCCGGCGGTGCATTCTTCGATTAATGAAGGTTTTCCTCTTACAATGGGGACGTTGAAGAACTGTGATCAGACGATGTCGATGAACGAGTTTAGTCAGGGAGATAGAAACAAACACTCGGGAAGTGAGGAAGATGAGCCGGAGGAAGGTGGTGATGGTCATCATCAAGAAGGAAGTAGAGGGAAAAAGGGGTCGCCGTGGCAGCGTGTCAAGTGGACTGATAAGATGGTGAGGCTTTTGATAACGGCGGTCTCTTATATTGGCGAGGACGGGAGTTCTGAAGGTGGTAGTGGTGGAAGGAGAAAATTTGCAGTGTTGCAGAAAAAGGGTAAGTGGAAATCTATATCTAAGGTTATGGCTGAAAGAGGTTATCGTGTTTCGCCTCAGCAATGTGAGGATAAGTTCAATGATCTTAATAAAAGATATAAACGGCTTAACGATATGCTTGGAAGAGGAACTTCCTGTCAAGTTGTTGAAAATCCGGCTTTGTTGGATGTAATCGAATATCTTAACGAGAAAGAAAAGGATGAtgttagaaaaatattgaactCGAAACATCTCTTCTATGAAGAAATGTGTTCTTACCATAATTGTAATAGATTGCATTTGCCGCACGATCCTGCATTGCAGCGGTCCTTGCAAATAGCTCTCCGAAATAGAGATGATCATGATAACGACGATGTGAGAAGGTCCTATCATGATGATCATGACGAGGACGATCATGATATGGAAACGGACGATCATGATGAGTTCGAAGAGAACTACGCTTCCCATGGTGACAGTCGAGTAATCTTTGGGGGATTGGGGGGAACTCCGAAAAGACTAAGACAAGGCCAAGGCCATGAAGATGCCACTACTTTTGGGAATTCTTTCAATTGTCAGGATTACCATAAAAGTCCGTATCCTCATGGACAGATGGTTCAACCGGATGGAAATCATGCTTTACCGGAAAACATGAAAGCAGCTTGGTTACAGAAGCAATGGATTGAATCTCGCTCGGTTCAGTTAGAAGAACAGAAGTTACAGATTCAGGTTGAGATGATGGAACTAGAGAAACAAAAATTCAAGTGGGAGAGGTTTAGCAAGAAAAAAGACCGAGAGTTGGAGAAGTTCAAGCTGGAAAATGACAGAATGAAGATTGAGAATGAACGTATTGCTTTAGAACTAAAGCGAAAGGAGATTGGTGGCACCAGCTTTAACTAG
- the LOC112422633 gene encoding uncharacterized protein encodes MCLSHDNWSLNRLVFNIQSMIETFKNCLIVNQNGIVEERFSKWNNNNHSSVILNVDGSCLASNTRAGYGGLFRNYAGNYLTGFSGFIQDSTDILYAELFAIYQGLMLAKEKAIADFVCYSDSLHCINLIKGPSMRFHTYAVLIQDIKELLDHMNITICHTLREGNQCTDFMAKLGASLDIELCHHSSPREGLQSLLRIDAVGTIFSRV; translated from the coding sequence ATGTGCCTCAGCCATGATAATTGGTCTCTAAACCGGCTTGTTTTCAATATCCAAAGTATGATAGAAACTTTCAAAAATTGCCTTATTGTTAACCAAAATGGCATTGTTGAAGAAAGATTCAGCAAGTGGAATAACAATAATCACTCTAGTGTTATCCTAAATGTTGATGGAAGTTGTCTTGCCTCCAATACTAGAGCTGGCTATGGTGGCCTTTTTCGAAATTATGCAGGCAACTATCTGACAGGATTTTCAGGTTTCATCCAAGATTCAACAGACATCCTTTATGCGGAACTTTTTGCTATTTATCAGGGTCTCATGTTAGCTAAGGAAAAGGCTATTGctgattttgtttgttattcAGACTCTTTGCATTGCATCAATCTCATTAAGGGGCCATCAATGAGATTCCACACCTATGCAGTGTTGATTCAAGACATAAAAGAGTTGCTTGATCATATGAATATTACTATTTGTCATACTTTGCGAGAAGGGAATCAATGTACTGACTTTATGGCCAAACTTGGAGCATCCTTGgatattgaattatgtcatcATTCATCTCCTCGAGAAGGCCTTCAAAGTCTTTTGAGGATTGACGCGGTCGGAACTATTTTTTCTAGAGTTTAG